In Aliamphritea ceti, a single window of DNA contains:
- a CDS encoding tetratricopeptide repeat protein, with translation MNIRAALLVMLVCFSVGTVSPAFAKTLKPAVYKKLIEVHKAYNEQAYNKALKQVNALLQNKLSGYARAQALQMLGAVQLAKESYAEALKAFSQAYQLKELEKPRQLQLLHNIAQLSYQSEQWQRSLKNFSAWQQTGGKPGANDYLMQAQAYSALENWAQVIPAARQAIALHKSPPDSWYQVQLVAHWRLKQFKQATDLLKVLVTRQPENAYFWQQLAYGYQQQNDDKSVLVTLRGAYVKGVLQSDKYVRWLAQLLIQEGSPQRAVEIIRESLAAKRLKNNRQTQKMLVQAYLLAKDYQSARPLLEMLAERAGSTIIYKQLAQVNMQLRRWQAAYRAYGKAITAHPDDAGQLYIMQGMASLNNAQLDKARQSFEQASEYPSAQDSANNWLSYIETLQKDADNPA, from the coding sequence ATGAATATTCGTGCTGCGTTACTGGTGATGCTGGTCTGCTTTTCCGTCGGGACAGTATCTCCTGCATTTGCTAAAACGCTAAAACCGGCTGTGTATAAAAAGCTTATCGAAGTGCATAAAGCCTACAATGAGCAGGCATACAACAAGGCTCTGAAGCAGGTAAACGCATTACTTCAGAATAAGCTCTCAGGCTATGCCCGGGCTCAGGCGTTGCAAATGCTTGGCGCTGTCCAGCTGGCCAAAGAAAGCTATGCCGAGGCGCTAAAGGCATTTAGTCAGGCATATCAACTGAAAGAGTTAGAAAAGCCACGTCAGCTACAGTTGCTGCATAATATTGCACAACTTAGCTATCAGTCTGAACAATGGCAGCGTAGTTTGAAGAACTTTTCAGCCTGGCAGCAGACGGGTGGTAAGCCTGGCGCCAATGATTATCTGATGCAGGCACAGGCTTACAGTGCATTGGAAAACTGGGCACAGGTTATACCCGCAGCCCGCCAGGCAATTGCATTACATAAGTCGCCGCCGGATAGCTGGTATCAGGTGCAGCTGGTTGCTCACTGGCGTCTGAAACAATTTAAGCAAGCGACAGACCTGCTTAAGGTATTGGTCACCCGTCAGCCAGAGAATGCTTATTTCTGGCAGCAGTTGGCGTATGGTTATCAGCAACAGAACGATGATAAATCGGTGTTGGTTACCCTGCGCGGAGCCTATGTTAAAGGTGTGCTGCAGAGTGATAAATACGTGCGCTGGTTGGCACAGTTGCTGATTCAGGAAGGCTCGCCGCAACGGGCGGTGGAGATTATTCGTGAGTCGCTGGCGGCAAAGCGGTTAAAGAATAACCGTCAAACTCAGAAGATGTTGGTGCAGGCATATCTGTTAGCCAAAGATTATCAGTCGGCCCGGCCATTGCTGGAGATGCTGGCAGAAAGAGCAGGTAGCACGATTATCTATAAGCAGCTGGCGCAAGTGAATATGCAACTGCGTCGCTGGCAGGCCGCGTACCGGGCTTATGGTAAAGCAATCACTGCACATCCGGATGATGCCGGACAGTTGTATATTATGCAGGGGATGGCCAGCCTGAATAATGCTCAGCTGGATAAAGCCCGACAGAGCTTTGAGCAGGCTAGTGAATACCCTTCCGCTCAGGATAGCGCGAATAACTGGTTAAGTTATATCGAAACGCTGCAGAAAGATGCTGATAATCCTGCCTGA
- a CDS encoding TonB family protein, with the protein MMRQMAFTPLAVLITLMLFLVMARLAGIGQPVEQVVQEVLKLNMQRLQFDDELQVRQREALTPPQLSQPQPRPDQPKIDLKPQLDIQPVAVKLDLPDIQMDMALKVSPHTDQLEVAKPTPSKPAKPESVAEPVETVEAPAPAEAQPSPVMAPSALSAELPMNVSAAPQVRINPQYPRRALRRKVQGYVIAEYEVDAGGNVLPGSFKIVESQPKKVFDKVVRRAVLGWRYAATGSAYRTRQRLEFQIKK; encoded by the coding sequence ATGATGCGGCAAATGGCGTTTACGCCACTGGCAGTGCTGATTACGCTGATGCTGTTTCTGGTGATGGCACGACTGGCCGGAATTGGCCAGCCGGTTGAGCAAGTGGTTCAGGAAGTGCTGAAGCTGAATATGCAGCGTTTGCAGTTTGATGATGAATTACAGGTGCGTCAGCGGGAAGCGCTGACACCGCCACAACTTTCTCAGCCTCAGCCGCGACCGGATCAGCCAAAAATAGACCTGAAGCCTCAGTTGGATATTCAGCCGGTAGCAGTGAAGCTGGATTTGCCGGATATCCAAATGGATATGGCTTTGAAGGTGTCCCCTCATACAGATCAGTTGGAAGTAGCGAAACCAACGCCGTCTAAACCGGCAAAGCCTGAATCCGTGGCTGAGCCTGTAGAGACAGTAGAGGCACCCGCGCCGGCAGAAGCGCAACCGTCTCCGGTTATGGCTCCTTCTGCTTTATCAGCAGAACTGCCGATGAATGTTTCAGCTGCACCGCAGGTGAGAATTAATCCTCAGTATCCCCGCCGGGCGTTGCGCCGAAAAGTGCAGGGGTATGTTATTGCTGAGTATGAGGTAGATGCAGGCGGAAACGTGTTACCTGGCAGTTTTAAAATTGTCGAATCTCAACCTAAAAAAGTTTTCGATAAAGTCGTACGAAGGGCGGTTTTGGGATGGCGTTATGCAGCAACCGGCAGTGCTTACCGCACCCGGCAAAGACTGGAATTCCAAATTAAAAAATAA
- a CDS encoding ExbD/TolR family protein — MAVRLNLDAQEDESSIDMTPMLDIVFIMLIFFIVTTTFVRDAGVEINRPQAQSAEPVDAQGARIAITAEGEIWLDKQQLDVRMVRPALERLRADEPSLGILIQADEDASTGLLIEVLDIINLMGIEQVAVATREDS, encoded by the coding sequence ATGGCTGTTCGACTTAATCTTGATGCACAGGAAGATGAATCCAGCATTGATATGACACCTATGCTCGACATTGTTTTCATCATGTTGATCTTTTTCATTGTGACCACGACTTTTGTACGTGATGCCGGAGTGGAAATTAACCGTCCGCAGGCACAAAGTGCCGAGCCTGTTGATGCCCAGGGTGCGCGTATTGCCATTACGGCTGAAGGCGAAATCTGGTTGGATAAACAGCAGCTGGATGTGCGTATGGTCCGCCCGGCGCTGGAGCGGCTAAGAGCGGATGAGCCCAGCTTAGGGATTTTGATTCAGGCCGATGAAGATGCCAGTACAGGATTGCTGATCGAAGTATTGGATATTATCAATCTGATGGGCATTGAGCAGGTGGCGGTGGCTACCCGGGAAGATAGCTAA
- a CDS encoding MotA/TolQ/ExbB proton channel family protein, translated as MLPDPQFMQLVLEEFFQAGGPVLLVLAALALLLWSLLLERCWFLVRDFPRLLSDCQSATSYGSFLQQKCAASIALQTSLAMIKTLIALCPLLGLLGTVVGMIQLFDVLALRGAANPRLMAAGVAQATLPTMAGMVLAVSGLLFYGRLQRYSQQQRQRLNILSNNWRSRI; from the coding sequence ATGCTGCCTGATCCACAATTTATGCAATTGGTACTGGAAGAGTTCTTCCAGGCTGGTGGTCCGGTATTGCTGGTTCTGGCGGCGCTGGCGCTGTTGCTGTGGAGTTTGTTGCTGGAACGTTGCTGGTTTTTAGTACGGGACTTTCCAAGACTGTTAAGCGACTGTCAGTCGGCGACCAGTTATGGCAGTTTTTTGCAGCAGAAATGTGCAGCGAGTATTGCCTTACAGACATCGCTGGCAATGATTAAAACCCTGATTGCCCTGTGCCCTTTGCTGGGGCTGTTAGGCACCGTTGTTGGCATGATTCAGTTGTTTGATGTGTTGGCATTACGCGGTGCTGCTAATCCGCGCTTGATGGCGGCCGGTGTTGCGCAAGCAACTTTGCCAACGATGGCAGGTATGGTGCTGGCGGTCAGTGGATTATTGTTTTACGGCCGTCTTCAGCGCTATAGCCAACAACAGCGGCAGCGTTTAAATATTTTAAGCAATAACTGGCGGAGCCGTATCTGA
- a CDS encoding MotA/TolQ/ExbB proton channel family protein, translating to MRTGFLLTALMLFSGSMNLVAAEVDMQALLNTVQDRVAREQATDQQRLATFRQSSNEQAQLLRQAEARLTASQARQTELKTQFDEQETLLAEQQNLLKNRTGQLGEIFGVVKQQAKDLQSVLLDSLVSAELPGRSERLDFSEQQEVLTRTELDALWQAFQQELVYSGQVKAFTAPVVMANGETRTAEVVRIGAFNAITEDGEFLMYVDNRLKQLARQPDSSVREQAASFIRGETDTVLVDPNRGGLLQLLALKPTLQARIEQGGGVGYLIIGLGVIGLLVALWRVLVSGYTGLQIHRQLSAVQQPRQDNPLGRLLFAAKGGSSREDMEIRLDAALLAETPKLEQGLALLKLIAAVAPLLGLLGTVTGMIGTFQSITLFGTGDPKMMAGGISQALITTVLGLCVAIPLLFCHSHLFSRTRRTLQFLQQKSLAILVEHEEANQPEKPMDGYPEAANAA from the coding sequence ATGAGAACAGGTTTTCTATTGACGGCTTTAATGCTGTTCAGTGGCAGTATGAATTTGGTTGCAGCTGAAGTAGATATGCAGGCGTTGCTGAATACTGTGCAGGACCGGGTTGCCCGGGAACAGGCGACAGATCAGCAGCGGCTGGCAACCTTTCGCCAGTCCAGTAATGAGCAAGCGCAATTGCTGCGTCAGGCTGAAGCGCGTTTAACTGCCAGCCAGGCACGTCAGACTGAGCTGAAAACGCAATTTGATGAACAGGAAACTTTGCTAGCAGAACAGCAGAATTTACTGAAAAACCGAACCGGGCAATTAGGTGAAATTTTTGGCGTGGTAAAACAGCAGGCTAAGGATTTACAGAGCGTGTTGCTGGATTCACTGGTGAGCGCTGAATTACCCGGACGTTCGGAGCGTCTGGATTTTAGTGAGCAACAGGAAGTACTGACCCGTACTGAGCTGGATGCACTCTGGCAGGCTTTTCAGCAAGAGCTGGTGTATAGCGGTCAGGTGAAGGCTTTTACTGCACCTGTGGTGATGGCCAACGGTGAAACTCGCACAGCTGAGGTTGTTCGCATTGGCGCTTTCAATGCGATTACTGAAGATGGCGAGTTTCTGATGTACGTTGATAACCGCCTGAAGCAGCTGGCCAGGCAGCCCGATTCGTCTGTTCGTGAGCAAGCCGCCTCTTTTATTCGCGGTGAAACAGATACCGTGCTGGTCGATCCTAACCGCGGTGGATTGCTGCAGTTACTGGCGCTTAAACCAACATTACAGGCCCGTATTGAACAAGGTGGTGGTGTTGGTTATCTGATTATTGGTCTGGGTGTAATTGGCTTACTGGTCGCACTCTGGCGAGTGCTGGTGAGCGGTTATACAGGCTTACAGATTCACCGCCAGTTGTCCGCTGTGCAACAGCCACGTCAGGACAATCCTTTAGGACGTCTGTTATTTGCCGCAAAGGGTGGCAGTAGCCGGGAAGATATGGAGATCCGGCTGGATGCCGCGTTATTAGCAGAAACACCAAAGCTGGAACAGGGGCTGGCGTTGCTTAAACTTATCGCTGCTGTTGCACCGTTATTAGGTTTGTTAGGCACAGTAACCGGCATGATAGGTACTTTTCAGAGTATTACGTTATTCGGCACCGGTGATCCTAAGATGATGGCGGGTGGTATTTCGCAAGCGCTTATTACGACTGTATTAGGCTTATGTGTGGCGATTCCGTTGCTGTTCTGTCATAGCCATTTGTTCTCGCGAACCCGCCGTACCTTGCAGTTCCTGCAACAAAAGAGCCTGGCGATTCTGGTTGAGCACGAAGAAGCGAATCAGCCGGAAAAACCAATGGATGGTTATCCGGAGGCAGCCAATGCTGCCTGA
- a CDS encoding DUF3450 domain-containing protein — MNSRHILLAFSAGTFCLWASLTGAAALEKTQQTLAKAQQQAAVKQQQIDSLDSKIISDHQQYLNALRQADLLDAYNQQLEKLITAQQKELVSTEEQLASLQQTELTVLPLLEQMQAGLHRFVEADLPFLRSEREQRLQRLDSLLVRADISLAEKYRQLLNAYQTEVEYGRTLEAYSGELLAGDDSREVNFIRLGRTALYYQTRDGQESGIWNATTGAWDSLPGSQNTAIHKAIQLAKQQVVPDLLTLPLPVITQETQP, encoded by the coding sequence ATGAATTCCCGTCATATTCTGCTCGCATTCTCCGCGGGTACTTTCTGCCTTTGGGCGTCTCTGACCGGTGCTGCGGCACTGGAAAAAACCCAGCAAACCCTGGCCAAGGCCCAACAGCAGGCTGCTGTGAAGCAACAGCAAATAGACTCTCTGGATAGCAAAATTATTTCTGACCATCAGCAGTATCTGAACGCCTTGCGTCAGGCAGATTTACTGGATGCTTATAACCAGCAGTTGGAAAAACTCATTACTGCCCAGCAGAAAGAGCTGGTTAGCACTGAAGAACAATTGGCGTCGCTGCAACAGACGGAATTAACTGTCTTGCCGTTGCTGGAGCAAATGCAGGCTGGCCTGCACCGCTTTGTCGAAGCGGATCTGCCATTCCTGCGGAGTGAACGTGAACAGCGGTTACAACGTCTGGACAGCTTACTTGTACGTGCAGATATCAGCCTGGCGGAAAAATACCGCCAGTTGTTGAACGCATATCAAACTGAAGTTGAGTATGGCCGCACGCTGGAAGCATATAGCGGTGAGCTGCTGGCAGGTGATGATAGCAGGGAAGTGAATTTTATCCGGCTGGGCCGCACAGCGCTTTACTATCAGACCAGGGATGGCCAGGAGAGTGGCATCTGGAATGCGACAACCGGTGCCTGGGATAGTCTGCCGGGCAGTCAGAATACGGCGATACATAAAGCTATCCAGCTGGCGAAACAGCAAGTGGTACCTGATCTGCTGACGTTGCCTTTACCGGTTATTACTCAGGAGACGCAACCATGA
- a CDS encoding YHYH protein has product MKAFVTLSVAVLLAGVGSGSQARPPQAAFDACDNRSQGASCRMNTPQGELQGRCGTPSRDNRLVCMPEGGYSQQSNAAHNNRNGKHTLGVPRGAGTRQKRQHSVIQSDGELNLVRADTAPITENLIEVDVEGDTRILTANGISDHYTGVFPNRGNPHHIEEQKYRLRVPAYPRQANRITPLSMGDFGISVNGVPFDPGAAEWYQGKRNSGWQYEALSGAVTLGLDDNHAHVQPTGAYHYHGLPSLLLKGLAVSADEHSPQIGWAADGFPIYALYGYSNGNGGAVSELASSYRVKSGHRPDGGSNPGGHYDGTFTADYEYIEGLGELDECNGRFVTTPGYPQGTYAYFLTNSWPVIPRCYKGTPSSDFKRGRP; this is encoded by the coding sequence ATGAAAGCTTTTGTTACTCTCTCTGTGGCCGTATTGCTGGCAGGTGTCGGATCTGGTTCTCAGGCCCGACCGCCGCAGGCGGCATTTGATGCTTGCGATAACCGTTCTCAGGGTGCCAGTTGCAGGATGAATACGCCGCAGGGTGAATTGCAAGGCCGTTGCGGAACCCCGTCCCGTGATAACCGTTTGGTTTGTATGCCTGAAGGTGGATATTCTCAGCAAAGCAACGCGGCACATAATAACCGTAACGGTAAACATACGTTGGGTGTACCCCGGGGAGCCGGTACGCGTCAGAAGCGTCAGCACAGTGTGATTCAGTCGGATGGCGAACTGAATTTGGTGCGGGCTGACACCGCTCCTATTACAGAGAATCTGATTGAGGTAGATGTTGAAGGTGATACCCGTATTCTGACTGCGAATGGCATTTCAGATCATTACACAGGAGTGTTTCCTAATCGGGGTAATCCACATCATATAGAGGAACAGAAGTACCGTTTACGGGTGCCGGCTTATCCGCGGCAGGCAAATCGGATTACGCCTCTGAGCATGGGAGATTTTGGCATCAGTGTGAACGGTGTGCCATTCGATCCCGGTGCTGCCGAATGGTATCAGGGCAAGCGTAACAGTGGCTGGCAGTATGAAGCGCTGTCCGGTGCTGTCACGCTGGGGCTGGACGATAACCATGCGCATGTTCAGCCGACCGGGGCTTATCATTATCATGGTTTACCCAGCCTGTTACTGAAAGGCTTAGCAGTCAGTGCGGATGAGCATTCTCCGCAGATTGGCTGGGCAGCGGATGGCTTTCCTATTTATGCATTATACGGCTATAGCAACGGTAATGGCGGGGCTGTGTCAGAGTTAGCTTCAAGCTATCGGGTAAAGTCCGGGCATCGCCCTGATGGAGGCAGTAACCCTGGTGGCCACTATGACGGTACTTTCACGGCTGATTATGAATATATTGAAGGGCTGGGAGAACTGGATGAATGTAATGGTCGTTTTGTTACTACGCCGGGTTATCCACAAGGCACATATGCTTACTTTTTAACTAATAGCTGGCCGGTGATTCCACGTTGCTATAAAGGTACGCCATCGTCTGACTTTAAACGTGGCAGGCCCTGA
- a CDS encoding flavin monoamine oxidase family protein: protein MIQYLKQGLLLLAGCIFSLQLQAQERVIVVGAGIAGLAAAKELHKQGYDVTVLEARNRVGGRIWTLREDGLSYDMGAGWIHGIEGNPITELAEQSGTGMTDITEYENAVIYGADGRRDEVTREMFFRYQEVFETYAEAYLEDDPFASVADAVQQAREDGELNFLNDRQIAFLLNTEMEHEYAGDAARISIEGYDEGEDMPGEDVLFTNGYDGLTDFLAKGLMIQLNSPVTNIRYAEQQVEVTAGDTYTADRVLVTVPLGVLKAGRIRFEPALPQNKLKAINDLAMGLLNKVWLTFPQVFWEQDKNIDLIQYAGEQKGRFAEWYNVYKYSGKPVLLGFNAAAYAHELEQRSDEEIVADAMDVLKQLYGEDIPAPTSAHISRWQADPFALGAYSYTPVTARAEQRRDLGAPVANRVFFAGEATSSDYPATTQGACLSGLREARRIERLR, encoded by the coding sequence ATGATTCAATATCTAAAGCAGGGCTTATTGTTGCTGGCAGGCTGCATATTCAGCTTACAGTTACAGGCGCAGGAACGGGTTATCGTTGTTGGAGCTGGTATTGCGGGACTGGCAGCGGCAAAAGAGCTGCATAAACAGGGTTACGATGTCACAGTGCTGGAAGCACGAAACCGTGTGGGTGGACGGATCTGGACACTTCGGGAAGATGGTCTTTCATACGATATGGGGGCTGGCTGGATTCACGGTATAGAAGGCAATCCGATTACCGAGCTTGCGGAGCAGTCCGGTACCGGGATGACTGATATTACTGAGTACGAGAATGCTGTGATCTATGGTGCCGATGGTCGTCGCGACGAAGTTACCCGTGAGATGTTTTTCCGTTATCAGGAAGTGTTTGAAACCTATGCCGAAGCTTATCTTGAAGATGATCCTTTTGCTTCTGTAGCTGATGCCGTGCAACAGGCACGTGAAGATGGCGAATTAAATTTCCTGAATGATCGGCAGATTGCTTTTTTGCTGAATACTGAAATGGAGCATGAGTATGCTGGAGATGCTGCCAGGATCAGCATTGAAGGCTACGATGAAGGCGAAGATATGCCGGGTGAAGATGTGCTGTTCACAAATGGCTACGATGGTTTAACTGATTTTCTAGCGAAAGGGCTGATGATTCAGCTGAATAGCCCGGTCACAAATATTCGTTATGCCGAGCAGCAAGTGGAAGTTACAGCTGGCGATACATATACAGCAGACCGTGTGCTGGTGACGGTGCCTTTAGGTGTACTGAAGGCGGGCAGGATTCGCTTTGAGCCGGCATTACCGCAAAACAAGCTCAAGGCAATTAATGATCTGGCCATGGGGCTGTTAAATAAAGTCTGGCTGACGTTTCCGCAGGTATTCTGGGAGCAGGATAAAAATATTGATCTGATTCAGTATGCCGGCGAGCAAAAGGGCCGGTTTGCAGAGTGGTATAACGTTTATAAGTATTCCGGAAAACCGGTGTTACTCGGTTTCAATGCAGCGGCCTATGCCCATGAGCTTGAGCAACGTAGCGATGAAGAAATTGTTGCCGATGCCATGGATGTATTGAAACAGTTATACGGTGAAGATATTCCTGCACCGACGAGCGCACATATTAGTCGCTGGCAAGCGGATCCATTTGCCTTAGGGGCATACTCTTATACTCCGGTAACAGCCCGTGCAGAGCAACGTCGGGATCTTGGAGCCCCCGTGGCTAACCGGGTGTTTTTTGCTGGAGAAGCAACTAGCAGCGATTATCCGGCGACTACGCAAGGTGCGTGTCTCTCCGGTTTGAGAGAAGCGCGGCGGATTGAACGTTTACGCTAA
- a CDS encoding NAD(P)/FAD-dependent oxidoreductase has translation MNTTALQGYPDSYYAATAHDAPQDPVLQGDMTADICIVGGGMTGLSAALELSLQGFSVVLLEAEKMAWGASGRAGGQLIVGYGATPQAMEQHMGRDDAREAFRISVEALQLVRKRIREYSIDCDLADGQAELAARPAHMHEFRETQELLASEYDYSLQILNRQQLRDQLDSPAYHGAWFDPQGAHLHPLNYAQGLALAAKNAGVQLFADSRVLEIRQGSSPQIVTNRGIVSCKQVVVAANAYLANLLPGIEQRILPVGSYICATKPLGEQACTLIRNNMAVADSKYLTSYYRMSADGRLLFGGRTGLTQRQPENLQAVMRARIKHIFPQLPEQQFDYCWGGNIAVTMNRMPDIGRLGNNLYYAHGFSGHGILMANMAGRLMAEAIAGDAGRFDLFSRIRHRSYPGGTYLRKPGLAMAMLYFAVRDLVG, from the coding sequence ATGAATACTACAGCGTTACAGGGGTATCCGGATTCATATTATGCGGCTACTGCCCATGATGCCCCACAAGACCCGGTCTTGCAGGGTGATATGACTGCGGATATCTGCATTGTTGGTGGTGGGATGACCGGTCTTAGTGCGGCACTGGAGCTGAGTTTGCAAGGTTTCAGCGTAGTGTTGCTGGAAGCTGAAAAGATGGCCTGGGGGGCTTCTGGCAGGGCTGGTGGCCAGTTAATCGTTGGCTATGGCGCAACACCTCAGGCAATGGAGCAGCATATGGGCAGGGACGATGCCCGGGAGGCGTTTCGGATCTCTGTGGAAGCATTACAACTGGTGCGTAAGCGGATTAGAGAATACAGCATCGATTGCGACTTAGCCGACGGGCAGGCTGAACTTGCAGCGCGGCCCGCACATATGCATGAGTTTAGGGAAACTCAGGAATTACTGGCCAGTGAATATGATTACTCACTGCAAATACTTAACCGTCAGCAGCTGAGAGACCAACTGGATAGTCCTGCATATCACGGTGCCTGGTTTGACCCCCAGGGGGCGCATTTGCATCCGCTAAATTATGCGCAGGGCTTGGCCCTTGCAGCGAAGAATGCTGGTGTACAGCTATTTGCCGACAGCCGGGTACTGGAAATTCGTCAGGGAAGTAGCCCCCAGATAGTCACAAATAGGGGCATTGTCAGCTGTAAACAGGTAGTGGTGGCCGCCAACGCATATTTGGCGAATCTGTTACCAGGCATTGAACAGCGTATCTTGCCGGTGGGCAGTTATATCTGTGCAACAAAGCCATTGGGAGAGCAGGCCTGTACGCTGATTCGCAATAACATGGCGGTGGCAGACAGTAAGTACCTGACCAGTTATTACCGAATGTCGGCAGATGGCCGTTTGCTATTTGGTGGTCGCACTGGCTTAACGCAGCGTCAGCCTGAGAATCTGCAGGCTGTTATGCGAGCCCGTATTAAGCATATTTTCCCGCAGTTACCTGAGCAGCAGTTTGATTACTGTTGGGGCGGTAATATCGCGGTGACTATGAACCGGATGCCGGATATCGGCCGGCTGGGAAATAATCTCTATTACGCACATGGCTTTTCCGGCCATGGGATTCTGATGGCAAATATGGCTGGCAGGCTGATGGCAGAAGCTATCGCCGGTGATGCTGGCCGCTTCGATTTATTTAGCCGGATTCGGCACCGTAGTTATCCCGGTGGAACTTACTTGCGTAAACCTGGGTTGGCAATGGCCATGCTCTATTTTGCAGTACGGGATTTAGTGGGCTGA
- a CDS encoding cupin domain-containing protein has product MAIFKMPGVQRAVTEALDDWGETPVPVDGPASKLRGLAEIFDDGNVEVGVWESGPGRWRRQIEQAEMCYFLAGHCSYTDEQGLTTEIRAGDLLYFPANSLGIWEIHQPSRKVFIVYQ; this is encoded by the coding sequence ATGGCAATATTTAAAATGCCAGGAGTACAACGGGCAGTGACAGAAGCTCTGGATGACTGGGGCGAAACGCCGGTTCCTGTCGATGGTCCCGCATCTAAGCTGCGTGGGCTGGCGGAGATCTTTGATGATGGCAATGTGGAAGTGGGTGTCTGGGAATCTGGTCCGGGTCGCTGGCGTCGACAGATTGAACAAGCTGAAATGTGTTATTTCCTGGCAGGCCACTGCAGCTATACCGATGAGCAGGGTCTCACCACGGAAATTCGGGCGGGAGACTTGTTGTACTTCCCTGCTAACAGTCTGGGTATCTGGGAAATACACCAGCCCAGTCGCAAGGTATTTATTGTGTACCAGTGA
- a CDS encoding AraC family transcriptional regulator: MHQNTDEPRIWLGLEIKQLADDLIHDQQLDLDELLQGLALTADSFADPAIRLSLHQELTLYVRIANLNCDPYLALKHGLRQTLKDFGILGVAMMSATTLREAWQVAVKYSRLLSFSGRFSLREHHDQLQLVMQPAPTDTITSVFEVESCFAMLLAVSRELVGTSLCFAQVSFAHVKDADDQQYWADKLGCDIQYDQPENRLSLAAVDAARMIPFAHPEYSQYMNELCENRIKALQTETSVTARVENLLRQHEGKAGLSTIAERLSLSPRTLRRRLAAEGGSFQVSLDRIRFERARHLLLTTHLNIAAIGLQMGYRDVANFRAAFRRWSGMAPQSYRQQLYRQQSK, encoded by the coding sequence ATGCATCAAAACACTGACGAGCCGCGTATCTGGCTGGGTCTGGAGATCAAGCAGCTGGCTGATGATCTTATTCATGATCAGCAACTGGACTTAGATGAGTTACTTCAGGGGTTAGCACTGACCGCTGATAGCTTTGCTGATCCGGCAATACGTTTGTCTTTACATCAGGAGCTAACTTTATATGTACGTATTGCCAATCTGAATTGTGATCCGTACCTGGCTTTAAAGCATGGTTTAAGACAGACGCTGAAAGACTTTGGCATTCTTGGTGTTGCGATGATGAGTGCTACAACGCTCCGAGAAGCCTGGCAGGTAGCGGTGAAATATAGCCGTTTATTGAGTTTTTCAGGTCGTTTCAGTTTGCGTGAACATCACGATCAGTTGCAGTTAGTAATGCAACCTGCACCTACTGATACGATTACATCTGTATTTGAAGTTGAAAGCTGTTTTGCGATGTTACTGGCAGTATCAAGAGAGTTGGTTGGAACATCTCTTTGTTTTGCGCAGGTTAGCTTTGCCCATGTAAAAGACGCTGATGATCAGCAATATTGGGCAGATAAATTGGGCTGCGATATACAATATGATCAGCCGGAAAATAGGCTTTCTCTGGCTGCAGTGGATGCTGCCCGGATGATTCCTTTCGCTCATCCTGAATATAGCCAGTATATGAATGAGTTGTGTGAAAACCGTATTAAGGCTCTGCAAACTGAAACCAGTGTGACAGCGAGGGTTGAAAACCTGTTGCGACAGCATGAAGGTAAAGCAGGTTTATCAACAATTGCTGAAAGACTGTCATTGTCACCCCGTACGTTACGGCGTCGCCTGGCAGCTGAGGGTGGCAGTTTTCAGGTATCACTTGACCGTATTAGGTTTGAGCGGGCCAGGCACTTGCTCCTCACGACCCACCTGAATATAGCGGCAATTGGTTTACAGATGGGTTATCGGGATGTCGCAAACTTCCGTGCTGCTTTTCGCCGCTGGTCCGGGATGGCGCCGCAATCTTACAGACAACAGCTCTACAGACAGCAGTCTAAGTAA
- a CDS encoding flagellar basal body-associated FliL family protein, which translates to MLRRWFLVLMMACFITPVWAADEDEGGVPEDYINYIEMKPFIANFSNTGKLRFLKCQVTVQVASPDAHHAVNFYKPEIRHEVLMVLSDKQENELKSVEAQDALARELLATVQKVLLAEEGEAFVSDLFFTSFVIQ; encoded by the coding sequence ATGCTGCGTCGCTGGTTTTTAGTATTGATGATGGCTTGTTTTATAACGCCTGTGTGGGCGGCGGATGAGGATGAAGGTGGCGTCCCTGAGGATTACATTAACTATATTGAGATGAAGCCATTCATCGCCAATTTTTCCAATACAGGAAAGTTACGTTTTCTGAAATGCCAAGTAACAGTTCAGGTTGCATCACCGGATGCGCATCACGCAGTCAATTTCTATAAGCCGGAAATTCGTCATGAAGTGCTGATGGTGCTGAGTGACAAGCAGGAAAATGAGCTGAAGTCTGTAGAAGCGCAGGATGCGCTGGCCAGAGAACTGTTGGCGACTGTACAGAAAGTACTGTTAGCAGAGGAAGGAGAAGCATTTGTCTCTGACCTGTTCTTCACCAGCTTCGTTATTCAATAA